One part of the Rhodococcus oxybenzonivorans genome encodes these proteins:
- the pssA gene encoding CDP-diacylglycerol--serine O-phosphatidyltransferase, whose translation MIASTKQRRGRPRQAVRLLPSVVTILALCGGLSAVKFALDGDLGTALAMIGAAAVLDSLDGRIARLLDATSKMGAELDSLADSISFGVAPALVLYVTLLDGQSFGWIIALIYAVSIVLRLARFNTLLDDDDMPGYASEYFVGVPAPAGALVALTPLAAAAQWGDGWWSSYPVVVAWTVFSAALIVSRIPTLALKTVSVPPRMAAGLLVLVALAAAALVTYPFILLMALVAVYLAHIPFAVRSQRWVAARPETWEIKPAERRAIRRQPDTRGRRSAARLGLRRPRAR comes from the coding sequence GTGATCGCCAGTACGAAGCAGCGGAGAGGGAGACCACGGCAAGCGGTGCGCTTGCTGCCGAGTGTCGTCACGATTCTCGCGTTGTGTGGTGGGCTGTCCGCGGTGAAGTTCGCGCTCGACGGCGATCTCGGGACCGCGCTGGCAATGATCGGTGCCGCCGCGGTGCTCGACTCCCTCGATGGGCGGATCGCCCGGCTCCTCGACGCCACCAGCAAAATGGGTGCGGAGCTCGATTCGCTGGCCGACTCCATCTCGTTCGGTGTCGCTCCGGCCCTCGTGCTGTACGTCACCCTGCTGGACGGGCAGAGTTTCGGTTGGATCATCGCGCTCATCTATGCAGTGAGCATCGTGCTGCGGCTCGCCCGCTTCAACACTCTGCTCGACGACGACGATATGCCCGGTTACGCCAGCGAGTACTTCGTCGGCGTCCCGGCACCCGCGGGAGCCTTGGTAGCGCTGACGCCCTTGGCGGCAGCAGCGCAGTGGGGCGACGGCTGGTGGTCGTCGTATCCGGTCGTCGTGGCGTGGACGGTGTTCTCCGCCGCCCTCATCGTCAGCCGCATTCCCACTCTGGCGCTCAAGACCGTGTCCGTTCCGCCTCGCATGGCAGCAGGTCTGCTGGTGCTGGTGGCGCTCGCAGCCGCAGCGTTGGTCACCTATCCGTTCATTCTGTTGATGGCCCTCGTCGCCGTATACCTGGCTCACATTCCGTTCGCCGTCCGCTCGCAGCGGTGGGTGGCGGCGAGGCCGGAGACCTGGGAGATCAAACCGGCCGAACGGCGAGCCATCCGGCGACAGCCCGACACCCGCGGACGGCGCTCCGCCGCGCGGCTCGGGTTGCGCCGTCCACGAGCCCGATAG
- a CDS encoding phosphatidylserine decarboxylase, translating to MARKPRPPGTAQTSGIGHFVDLARGAIPPLHPAGLPFVLAPLGVALLGRNRKWVRRGALTSAAACAAFFRHPHRVPPNRVGVAVAPADGEVALVDTAVPPAELDMGSEPLPRISIFLSVLDVHVQRSPVGGVVQKVVHRSGQFLSADLADASEVNERNSMLLHTSDGHDVAVVQIAGLLARRIVCDAAVGDTLPIGDTYGLIRFGSRVDTYFPAGTTLLVERGQRTIGAETVIAQLP from the coding sequence GTGGCCCGTAAGCCCAGACCACCCGGAACCGCGCAGACCTCAGGGATCGGCCACTTCGTCGATCTCGCCCGGGGAGCCATCCCACCGCTTCATCCGGCCGGACTGCCCTTCGTTCTCGCACCGCTCGGTGTGGCCCTACTCGGCCGCAACCGCAAGTGGGTCCGGCGTGGTGCGCTGACCTCTGCCGCGGCCTGCGCCGCGTTCTTCCGGCATCCGCACCGTGTGCCCCCCAACCGGGTGGGCGTAGCGGTCGCGCCTGCCGACGGTGAAGTCGCACTCGTCGATACCGCCGTGCCGCCGGCCGAACTCGACATGGGTTCCGAGCCCCTGCCCCGGATCAGCATCTTCCTGTCCGTGCTCGACGTCCACGTCCAGCGCAGCCCCGTCGGCGGAGTCGTGCAGAAAGTCGTGCACCGGTCGGGCCAATTCCTGTCCGCCGACCTTGCCGATGCCAGCGAGGTGAACGAACGCAACAGCATGCTGCTGCACACCTCGGACGGCCATGACGTCGCAGTGGTGCAGATCGCCGGCCTACTGGCCCGGCGAATCGTGTGCGACGCCGCGGTCGGCGACACCCTCCCCATCGGTGACACCTACGGTCTGATCCGGTTCGGCTCCCGCGTCGACACCTACTTCCCTGCGGGCACCACCTTGCTGGTGGAGCGTGGCCAGCGGACGATCGGCGCCGAAACCGTCATCGCTCAACTGCCGTGA
- a CDS encoding SRPBCC family protein, translated as MANTLEASIEIDATPQDVWAVVSDLKRMGEWSPQCRTMRVLGGVVEEGTKTININRKGMLVWPTTSKVVKFQPNKSIAFRVVENRTIWSYELQSTAGGTKVIERREAPTGTTKVSQFLIKTVLGGNDDFEVELIEGMNTTLARIKAAAEAK; from the coding sequence ATGGCAAACACCCTCGAAGCAAGCATCGAAATCGACGCCACCCCGCAGGATGTGTGGGCGGTGGTGTCTGATCTGAAGCGGATGGGCGAGTGGAGCCCGCAGTGCCGCACGATGCGCGTCCTGGGCGGTGTGGTCGAAGAAGGGACGAAGACGATCAACATCAACCGCAAGGGCATGCTCGTGTGGCCGACCACCTCGAAGGTCGTCAAGTTCCAGCCGAACAAGTCGATCGCCTTCCGCGTCGTTGAGAACCGCACCATCTGGTCGTACGAACTCCAGTCCACCGCCGGCGGAACCAAGGTCATCGAACGCCGGGAGGCGCCGACCGGAACGACCAAGGTGTCGCAATTCCTGATCAAGACCGTGCTGGGCGGCAACGACGACTTCGAGGTCGAACTGATCGAGGGTATGAACACCACCCTGGCCCGCATCAAGGCAGCTGCCGAAGCGAAGTAA
- the hutH gene encoding histidine ammonia-lyase → MGTEEPVVVGVGPVSAEEVVRVARLGAPVRISEEALSTMAKSRRWIEALAEDPKPVYGVSTGFGALAIRHIPVDKRAQLQRSLIRSHAAGNGPEVEREVVRALMLLRLSTLATGHTGVRPEVAQVYANLLSAGLTPVVYEYGSLGCSGDLAPLAHVALAVIGEGTVRNAEGCPTPAADALRAAGIAPVSLEEKEGLALVNGTDGMLGMLVLACEDLRHLLRLADITAAMSVEGLLGTDRVFAADLQSLRPHPGQAAAAENMTRLLAGSDIVRSHAGPGCTVVQDAYSLRCAPQVAGAARDTLAHAQQVAARELASAVDNPVVTADGRVESNGNFHGAPLGYVLDFLAIVVADVASMSERRTDRFLDVARNHGLPPFLADDPGVDSGHMIAQYTQAAIVSELKRLAAPASVDSIPSSAMQEDHVSMGWSAARKLRRALDGLTRVLAVEALTAARGLDLRAPLEPSPATGAVRDAIREHVAGPGTDRYLAPEIDAVVALASSGTLLARAEAVVGALA, encoded by the coding sequence GTGGGTACCGAAGAGCCTGTCGTCGTCGGTGTCGGCCCGGTGTCTGCCGAAGAAGTGGTTCGGGTGGCCAGGCTCGGCGCCCCGGTGCGGATCTCCGAAGAGGCTCTGTCCACCATGGCGAAAAGTCGTCGGTGGATCGAGGCTCTCGCCGAGGATCCGAAACCGGTGTACGGCGTCTCGACGGGGTTCGGTGCCCTCGCGATCCGTCATATTCCGGTCGACAAGCGCGCACAGCTGCAGCGCAGCCTGATCCGTTCCCACGCCGCCGGCAACGGGCCGGAGGTGGAACGCGAGGTGGTGCGTGCGCTGATGTTGTTGCGGCTCTCGACTCTCGCCACGGGCCACACCGGCGTTCGGCCGGAGGTCGCGCAGGTGTACGCGAACCTGCTGTCGGCGGGTCTGACTCCGGTGGTGTACGAGTACGGGAGCCTGGGTTGTTCGGGCGATCTGGCGCCGCTGGCACATGTTGCCCTCGCCGTGATCGGTGAGGGCACCGTGCGAAACGCCGAGGGCTGTCCTACCCCCGCCGCCGACGCGCTGCGGGCCGCCGGAATCGCACCGGTGTCGCTGGAGGAGAAGGAGGGCCTTGCCCTCGTCAACGGCACCGACGGCATGCTGGGCATGCTGGTGCTGGCCTGCGAAGACCTGCGTCACCTGCTGCGTCTGGCCGACATCACGGCAGCGATGAGCGTCGAGGGCCTGCTCGGCACGGACAGGGTCTTCGCCGCCGACCTGCAGTCGCTGCGGCCGCATCCCGGGCAGGCCGCGGCGGCCGAGAACATGACCCGGCTGCTGGCCGGCTCCGACATCGTGCGCAGCCACGCGGGGCCCGGGTGCACGGTGGTCCAGGACGCCTACTCGTTGCGCTGCGCCCCCCAGGTCGCCGGCGCCGCGCGCGACACCCTCGCCCACGCCCAGCAGGTCGCGGCGCGCGAACTCGCGAGCGCCGTCGACAACCCCGTGGTGACTGCGGACGGCCGCGTCGAGTCGAACGGCAACTTCCACGGAGCCCCGCTCGGCTACGTCCTGGATTTCCTGGCGATCGTGGTCGCGGACGTGGCGAGCATGAGCGAGCGCCGCACCGACCGATTTCTCGACGTCGCCCGCAACCACGGGCTGCCCCCGTTCCTCGCCGACGACCCCGGCGTCGACAGCGGCCACATGATCGCCCAGTACACGCAAGCCGCGATCGTGTCCGAACTCAAGCGCCTGGCCGCGCCTGCGAGTGTCGACTCGATTCCGTCGTCGGCGATGCAGGAGGATCACGTGTCGATGGGGTGGTCAGCGGCCCGCAAACTTCGCCGCGCCCTCGACGGGCTCACCAGGGTCCTCGCAGTCGAGGCGCTGACTGCCGCACGGGGACTCGACCTCCGTGCGCCGCTCGAGCCTTCGCCTGCAACGGGTGCCGTACGCGACGCGATCCGGGAGCACGTCGCCGGACCCGGAACCGACCGGTACCTGGCCCCCGAGATCGATGCAGTGGTGGCGCTCGCGTCGTCGGGCACCCTCCTGGCCCGCGCCGAGGCGGTGGTCGGCGCATTGGCCTGA
- a CDS encoding NAD(P)/FAD-dependent oxidoreductase, whose protein sequence is MSTTARPEHVAIVGAGVVGLSTAWFLQERGVHVTVVDREGVAADASWGNAGWLAPALTLPLPEPAVLKYGLRAMLNPSSPVYVPFTTDLRLLRFLVGFARHCTPARWEEAMKVYAEVNRISLGAYDQLAEGGVAEHTHLADPFLTAFTSDADREVLVDEFRHVEAIGGEVEHDRLDTGEIHSLEPSLGEGVHCGLRLRNQRFIDPPRFVHSLADAVRARGGDIVSGFDVTAVQDRGASDVRLASARGDSVSADAVVIANGARLGTLARPFGVRALVQAGRGYSFSVQPQQMPKNPVYFPTQRVACTPLHDRFRVAGMMEFRSPDAPLDPRRVQAIIDAATPLFTGIDWNARQEEWVGSRPCTTDGLPLVGATRSPRVHVAGGHGMWGIALGPLTGRLVAQSMTGGEPSAVLRHFDPLR, encoded by the coding sequence ATGAGCACAACTGCGCGCCCGGAGCATGTCGCGATCGTCGGAGCCGGCGTCGTCGGCCTGTCCACAGCCTGGTTCCTACAGGAGCGTGGGGTTCACGTCACCGTCGTCGACCGGGAAGGTGTTGCGGCCGATGCCTCCTGGGGAAATGCGGGGTGGCTCGCTCCTGCCCTCACCCTGCCGCTCCCGGAGCCCGCCGTCCTGAAGTACGGCCTCCGCGCGATGCTGAATCCCTCCTCCCCCGTGTATGTTCCGTTCACCACCGACCTCCGCCTCCTCCGTTTCCTCGTCGGTTTCGCCCGGCACTGCACTCCCGCAAGATGGGAGGAGGCGATGAAGGTCTACGCCGAAGTGAACCGGATTTCCCTGGGCGCCTACGACCAACTCGCCGAGGGCGGCGTCGCCGAACACACCCACCTCGCCGACCCCTTCCTCACTGCGTTCACCTCGGACGCGGACCGGGAAGTGCTCGTCGACGAGTTCCGCCACGTGGAGGCGATCGGCGGCGAGGTCGAGCACGACCGGCTCGATACCGGCGAGATTCACTCCCTCGAACCGAGTCTCGGGGAGGGCGTGCACTGCGGTCTCCGCCTGCGGAACCAGCGCTTCATCGATCCGCCGCGGTTTGTGCATTCTCTCGCCGACGCCGTCCGCGCGCGGGGTGGCGACATCGTCTCCGGATTCGACGTCACGGCGGTCCAGGACCGTGGCGCGTCCGACGTTCGGCTCGCCTCTGCCCGCGGAGATTCGGTGTCGGCCGATGCGGTCGTGATCGCGAACGGTGCCCGGCTGGGCACACTGGCACGCCCCTTCGGCGTCCGGGCACTGGTCCAGGCCGGCCGTGGCTACAGTTTCAGCGTCCAGCCACAGCAGATGCCCAAGAATCCCGTGTACTTCCCCACTCAGCGGGTGGCGTGCACCCCGTTGCACGACCGCTTCCGTGTCGCCGGAATGATGGAATTCCGGAGTCCCGACGCACCGCTCGATCCCCGACGGGTCCAGGCCATCATCGATGCCGCGACACCCCTGTTCACCGGTATCGACTGGAATGCCCGCCAGGAGGAATGGGTGGGTTCACGGCCGTGCACCACGGACGGGCTGCCCCTCGTCGGGGCCACCCGCTCGCCTCGCGTGCACGTTGCCGGCGGCCACGGAATGTGGGGTATCGCGCTCGGCCCCCTCACGGGCCGCCTGGTGGCCCAGTCGATGACGGGGGGCGAACCGTCCGCGGTGCTGCGTCATTTCGACCCTCTGCGCTGA
- a CDS encoding PucR family transcriptional regulator — MDLRGEDLFTVAGSLAELIGAPITIEDENSTVLAYSSGEQAVDEARIGTILGRQVPGRYRQLLTEAGVFERLHHDTDVIYVDLHVPDMRPRAAIAVRDGGRPVGSIWAAVTASPTPEQEAILRSAVPVVAEHIAAQRERVDVTRRLQVDRVRALLTGGEPAFRAADDLRWSGPLTVAAAAPVTLGSSLPSGLLASLGLYLDTLAVESVAAQLDDTIYVVIAAGEKEVRRLAENFLGRARSGHAFVVAVGRGVDTAGQAHLSRGDADRILAALQHASRGGVVGTMRDTLASVLALRVADIFDGLGTLTPLAALLAHDEQHGTDLVATARAFLDHGGDVADAAAALHVHPNTLRNRLRRCVESCGVDLSDADTRLVLMLHLKLRGLREH; from the coding sequence ATGGACCTGCGCGGTGAAGACCTGTTCACGGTTGCGGGGTCTCTGGCCGAGCTGATCGGCGCCCCGATCACGATCGAGGACGAGAACTCGACGGTGCTCGCGTATTCGAGTGGTGAGCAGGCGGTGGACGAAGCGCGGATCGGGACCATCCTGGGCCGGCAGGTGCCGGGACGGTACCGGCAGTTGCTCACCGAGGCCGGTGTGTTCGAACGCCTACACCACGACACCGACGTCATCTATGTCGATCTACACGTTCCCGACATGCGACCGCGGGCGGCGATCGCGGTACGTGACGGCGGTCGCCCGGTGGGGTCCATCTGGGCGGCCGTCACCGCTTCTCCGACGCCGGAACAGGAAGCGATCCTCCGGTCCGCCGTACCGGTCGTGGCCGAACATATCGCCGCGCAACGCGAACGGGTCGATGTCACACGACGATTGCAGGTCGACCGGGTCCGTGCCCTCCTGACCGGCGGCGAGCCCGCCTTCCGGGCCGCCGACGACCTGCGGTGGAGCGGTCCGCTGACGGTTGCCGCGGCGGCCCCGGTCACGCTCGGGTCGTCGCTGCCGTCCGGACTCCTGGCCTCCCTCGGTCTCTACCTGGACACGCTGGCCGTCGAATCCGTCGCAGCCCAACTCGACGACACCATTTATGTGGTGATCGCCGCCGGGGAGAAGGAGGTTCGCCGTCTCGCCGAGAACTTCCTCGGACGTGCGCGCAGTGGACATGCCTTCGTCGTCGCGGTCGGGCGGGGGGTCGACACGGCAGGACAGGCGCATCTGTCGCGCGGTGACGCCGACCGGATACTCGCGGCGCTGCAACACGCCTCCCGTGGCGGTGTGGTCGGAACCATGCGCGACACGCTGGCGTCGGTCCTCGCGCTGCGCGTGGCCGACATCTTCGACGGGTTGGGCACGCTCACGCCGCTGGCCGCCCTCCTTGCGCACGACGAGCAGCACGGAACCGACCTCGTGGCCACGGCACGCGCGTTCCTGGACCATGGCGGCGACGTGGCCGACGCCGCCGCAGCCCTCCACGTCCACCCCAACACCCTGCGCAACCGGCTCCGGCGCTGCGTCGAATCGTGCGGCGTGGACCTCTCCGACGCGGACACCCGCCTCGTCCTGATGCTGCATTTGAAACTGCGCGGACTGCGCGAGCACTGA
- a CDS encoding YtxH domain-containing protein, with translation MERALIFAAGAAVGFVLGTRSGRQTYEKMRDQSLEVWHNPTVQEKVSGATEVVKEKAPHVQHKVGELAKKATHRDTDTSTATAPTTGAPPVEATATTPTPAPTPTPAPTDSPVSPPAGGRHTQSPG, from the coding sequence ATGGAGAGAGCGTTAATTTTTGCAGCGGGGGCGGCCGTGGGTTTCGTCCTGGGCACCCGGTCCGGCAGGCAAACCTACGAGAAGATGAGGGATCAATCCCTCGAAGTCTGGCACAACCCCACTGTGCAGGAGAAGGTGAGCGGCGCGACCGAGGTGGTGAAGGAGAAGGCCCCGCACGTGCAGCACAAGGTCGGTGAGCTGGCGAAGAAGGCCACCCACCGCGACACCGACACCAGCACGGCCACCGCGCCCACCACCGGTGCGCCGCCCGTCGAAGCCACGGCTACCACTCCCACGCCGGCTCCCACTCCCACGCCGGCGCCCACGGACTCGCCCGTTTCTCCGCCGGCGGGGGGCAGGCATACGCAGAGCCCCGGCTGA
- a CDS encoding zinc-binding alcohol dehydrogenase family protein, translated as MGAWRAVSPGPIAGTPLQWDIEALPEPEPGELLVKVLACGVCRTDLHIAEGDLPVHRPRVVPGHEVVGEVVAVGDSVSAACAAGDRVGVAWLRHTCGRCPACGRGLENLCRQSRYTGWDADGGYAEFTTVPADYALQLPDGYPDDELAPLLCAGIIGYRALIRAEVPDGGALGIYGFGGSAHLTAQVALARGVRVHVMTRGAQARALAEELGAASVQGVRDTPPEPLDSAILFAPAGDLVPTALEALADGGTLAVAGIHLTDIPRLDYQKHLFRERQVRSVTANTRADSVAFLRFAADHRLRVDTHPYPLDHADRALRDLADGKFSGAAVLEP; from the coding sequence ATGGGTGCGTGGCGCGCCGTCAGCCCCGGACCGATTGCGGGCACTCCGCTGCAGTGGGACATCGAAGCGCTCCCCGAGCCCGAGCCGGGTGAATTGCTGGTCAAGGTACTGGCCTGTGGGGTGTGCCGAACCGACCTACATATCGCCGAGGGTGATCTTCCCGTGCACCGACCGCGGGTCGTTCCCGGTCACGAAGTGGTGGGCGAGGTTGTCGCAGTGGGCGACTCCGTCTCCGCGGCCTGTGCCGCCGGAGATCGCGTCGGTGTCGCCTGGCTGCGCCACACCTGTGGTCGGTGCCCGGCGTGCGGTCGCGGCCTCGAGAATCTCTGCCGGCAGTCGCGCTACACGGGGTGGGACGCGGACGGTGGATACGCGGAATTCACGACGGTGCCCGCCGACTACGCGCTGCAACTCCCGGACGGGTATCCGGACGACGAGCTCGCGCCACTCCTGTGCGCCGGGATCATCGGTTACCGGGCCCTGATACGGGCCGAGGTGCCGGACGGCGGCGCCTTGGGCATCTACGGCTTCGGGGGCAGCGCCCACCTCACCGCCCAGGTTGCGCTCGCCCGCGGTGTCCGCGTGCACGTCATGACGCGAGGCGCGCAGGCACGGGCACTTGCCGAGGAACTCGGCGCGGCGTCGGTGCAAGGGGTGCGCGACACCCCACCGGAACCGCTCGACTCGGCGATCCTGTTCGCACCCGCCGGAGACTTGGTGCCCACGGCGTTGGAGGCGCTCGCCGACGGTGGCACGCTCGCCGTCGCGGGCATCCATCTGACAGACATTCCGCGGCTCGACTACCAGAAGCATCTGTTCCGGGAGCGGCAGGTCCGCAGCGTCACCGCCAACACCCGGGCAGATTCAGTCGCGTTCCTCCGATTCGCGGCGGACCATCGATTGAGGGTCGACACCCATCCCTATCCGCTCGACCACGCAGATCGGGCGCTGCGCGATCTGGCCGACGGAAAGTTCAGCGGTGCAGCAGTTCTCGAACCATAG